A section of the bacterium SCSIO 12696 genome encodes:
- a CDS encoding DUF971 domain-containing protein, translating into MNMTPTKIKLHKASNILAITYSDSAQFELSAEFLRVYSPSAEVKGHGPGQEVLQHGKKGVAIERIQRAGNYALRLFFDDGHDSGIYTWDYLYELGQHHDRFWQEYLNKLRAAGKHREANIQVVQLIDPK; encoded by the coding sequence ATCAACATGACTCCCACTAAAATCAAGCTGCACAAAGCCAGTAACATCCTGGCCATCACCTACAGCGACAGCGCGCAGTTTGAGCTGAGCGCCGAATTCCTGCGGGTGTATTCTCCAAGTGCAGAAGTCAAAGGCCATGGCCCCGGCCAGGAAGTGCTACAGCACGGCAAGAAAGGTGTGGCCATTGAGCGAATACAGCGGGCGGGTAACTACGCTCTGCGACTGTTCTTTGACGACGGCCACGATTCTGGCATTTACACCTGGGACTACCTGTACGAGCTGGGCCAGCACCACGACCGTTTTTGGCAGGAGTACCTGAATAAACTACGCGCCGCTGGCAAACACCGAGAGGCGAACATTCAGGTGGTTCAGCTGATAGACCCCAAATGA
- the pepQ gene encoding Xaa-Pro dipeptidase, which yields MSANEQAPLSELFHQHISNKFSVFLTTMERCGWEHLLISSGAELVQFRDDQHYPFKVNPYFKEWLPLTERPNCYLLISEDEVRPKLFVKACQDYWHSTPETLRDGYDGAIDVVPYQDTAGLFAQLPRDTRWLAYLGPKMTAMSGFSDTQRNPQGLMNQIDWLRAIKSPYEQTCIRRANEIAARGHKAAERAFKAGKSEVEIHLDYLQAVKCSDQHLPYGAIVALNENAGVLHHTRLQRQAPDEMRSFLLDAGVSVNGYASDITRTYAAKKKSTFHKLVSALDEAQQALIDTIVPGMSYVDLHMDMHRRIGEILIEFDVLTCDLDTAMELGLTLPFLPHGLGHLLGVQVHDKGGHQLAPDGGDSPPPLHHPHLRLTRTIEVGQVFTIEPGIYFIPMLLQPVRDGVYSGHINWDKVDELMPYGGVRIEDNVLVTPDGIENMTRKAFDCA from the coding sequence ATGTCAGCCAACGAACAAGCCCCACTTTCTGAACTGTTTCACCAGCACATCAGTAACAAGTTTTCAGTGTTTCTCACTACCATGGAACGCTGTGGCTGGGAGCACTTGCTGATTTCCTCCGGGGCGGAGCTGGTGCAGTTTCGCGATGATCAACATTACCCGTTTAAGGTGAACCCCTATTTCAAGGAGTGGTTGCCACTGACGGAGCGGCCTAACTGTTACCTGCTGATTTCTGAAGATGAAGTACGCCCCAAGCTGTTTGTAAAAGCCTGTCAGGATTACTGGCACAGCACCCCGGAAACCTTGCGTGATGGATACGATGGGGCCATTGATGTGGTGCCTTACCAAGACACTGCCGGGCTATTCGCCCAATTGCCCAGAGACACTCGTTGGCTGGCGTATTTGGGTCCCAAAATGACCGCCATGTCTGGCTTTAGCGATACCCAGCGCAACCCGCAGGGGCTCATGAACCAGATTGATTGGCTGAGAGCGATAAAAAGCCCTTATGAGCAAACCTGTATCCGCCGCGCCAATGAGATTGCCGCTCGCGGCCATAAAGCCGCAGAGAGGGCTTTTAAAGCCGGCAAATCGGAAGTAGAGATTCACCTGGATTATCTTCAGGCGGTGAAGTGCAGTGACCAGCATTTGCCGTACGGAGCCATTGTGGCACTCAATGAAAATGCTGGCGTTCTTCACCACACACGCTTGCAGCGCCAGGCACCGGATGAAATGCGTTCTTTTTTGCTCGATGCCGGGGTCAGTGTTAACGGTTATGCGTCAGATATTACCCGTACCTACGCGGCCAAAAAGAAATCCACCTTCCATAAACTGGTCAGCGCTCTTGATGAGGCTCAGCAAGCGCTCATAGACACCATCGTGCCGGGCATGAGCTATGTGGATTTGCACATGGATATGCATCGCCGCATCGGTGAGATTTTAATTGAGTTTGACGTTCTGACCTGTGACCTGGATACGGCCATGGAGTTGGGTCTTACCCTACCTTTCCTGCCCCATGGCCTGGGGCATTTGTTGGGTGTGCAGGTGCATGACAAGGGTGGGCACCAGCTTGCCCCTGATGGTGGTGACAGCCCGCCGCCGCTTCACCATCCGCATCTGCGCCTTACCCGTACCATCGAAGTAGGGCAGGTATTCACCATCGAACCGGGAATTTACTTTATTCCAATGCTGTTACAACCCGTACGAGATGGTGTGTACAGTGGCCATATTAACTGGGATAAAGTGGATGAGCTTATGCCCTATGGTGGCGTTCGAATTGAAGACAACGTCCTGGTTACACCGGATGGCATAGAGAATATGACCAGAAAAGCGTTTGATTGTGCTTAG
- a CDS encoding arylesterase: MKKVFFSVIFLLVASLSATVPAQSILVLGDSLSSAYNMSQQQGWVNLLQQKLTDEYPSGNYRVINSSTSGDTTAGGLNRLPAMLSQHQPAVVIIELGGNDGLRGLSLKQMRNNLSRMIELSQENNAQVILAGMHIPPNYGQRYTQQFHQVYQDLTSDYNLSLIPFLLENVGGVSEFIQADGLHPNAKAQPVILANVWPHLEPLIEH; this comes from the coding sequence ATGAAGAAAGTCTTTTTTTCCGTAATTTTTTTATTGGTAGCGTCACTGTCTGCCACTGTCCCCGCGCAATCCATTTTGGTGTTGGGGGACAGTCTCAGTTCGGCCTATAACATGAGTCAGCAGCAGGGCTGGGTCAACCTGCTGCAACAAAAATTGACAGACGAATACCCCAGTGGCAATTACCGGGTTATCAACTCCAGCACCAGCGGTGACACCACCGCAGGGGGCCTCAACCGCCTGCCCGCGATGCTGAGCCAACATCAACCTGCGGTGGTGATTATTGAGCTGGGCGGCAATGACGGTTTGCGCGGCTTATCGTTAAAACAAATGCGCAACAACCTGAGCCGTATGATCGAGTTAAGCCAGGAAAACAACGCCCAGGTGATTCTCGCCGGCATGCACATTCCCCCCAACTACGGCCAGCGCTATACCCAGCAATTTCACCAGGTGTATCAAGATCTGACCAGTGACTACAACCTGAGCCTGATTCCCTTTCTGCTGGAAAATGTCGGCGGCGTCAGTGAGTTTATCCAGGCGGACGGTTTGCACCCCAATGCCAAAGCGCAGCCGGTTATTCTCGCCAATGTGTGGCCGCACTTGGAGCCGTTAATAGAGCATTGA
- the hslV gene encoding ATP-dependent protease subunit HslV: MEQYRGTTILSVRRNGKVVIGGDGQVTLGNTVMKGNAKKVRRLHNGKVIAGFAGGTADAFTLFERFEAKLEEHRGNLTRAAVELAKDWRTDRMLRRLEALMAVADETASLIITGNGDVMQPEDDLIAIGSGGAFAQSAARALLDCTEMSAREIVEKGLDIAGDVCIYTNKNRTIEEIDY; the protein is encoded by the coding sequence GTGGAACAGTATCGTGGCACCACTATTCTCTCCGTGCGTCGTAACGGCAAAGTCGTTATTGGCGGCGATGGCCAGGTAACTCTTGGTAACACCGTGATGAAAGGCAACGCCAAAAAAGTGCGTCGCCTGCACAACGGCAAAGTCATCGCCGGATTTGCCGGTGGCACCGCCGACGCCTTTACCCTGTTTGAACGCTTTGAAGCCAAACTTGAAGAACATCGAGGCAATCTCACCCGCGCCGCCGTAGAGCTGGCCAAAGACTGGCGCACCGACCGCATGCTGCGTCGCCTGGAAGCGCTGATGGCCGTGGCCGACGAAACCGCCTCTCTGATCATCACTGGCAACGGTGATGTGATGCAGCCGGAAGACGATTTGATCGCCATCGGCTCCGGCGGCGCCTTTGCTCAATCTGCCGCCCGCGCCCTGTTGGACTGCACTGAAATGAGCGCCCGCGAGATTGTCGAGAAAGGCTTGGATATCGCTGGTGACGTGTGTATTTACACCAACAAAAACCGCACTATTGAAGAAATCGACTACTAA
- a CDS encoding VOC family protein, which translates to MSFMPDNCPQLMPYLVVKDPEAAMDFYEKAFGFQRDGEPLVQKGEIIHCEMIFGSVRLMLGLEGAWENSARSPNSTGGDQGIGLFVYCEDVNKHHQQATASSAEVTMEPEDMFWGDRMYSAKDLDGYRWSFATKVGEFDPSKLPEDMQ; encoded by the coding sequence ATGTCTTTTATGCCCGACAATTGCCCACAACTGATGCCCTATTTAGTGGTAAAAGACCCAGAAGCCGCCATGGACTTCTACGAAAAAGCCTTCGGCTTTCAGCGAGACGGAGAGCCTTTGGTACAGAAAGGCGAAATTATTCACTGCGAAATGATCTTCGGAAGTGTGCGCCTCATGTTGGGCCTGGAAGGTGCCTGGGAGAACAGCGCTCGCAGCCCGAACAGTACCGGCGGCGACCAGGGAATTGGCCTGTTTGTGTATTGTGAAGATGTGAACAAACACCACCAACAAGCAACCGCCAGTAGCGCAGAAGTGACCATGGAGCCAGAAGATATGTTCTGGGGTGACCGCATGTACAGCGCCAAAGATCTGGATGGCTATCGTTGGAGCTTCGCTACCAAGGTTGGCGAGTTTGACCCCAGTAAATTGCCAGAGGACATGCAGTAA
- a CDS encoding virulence RhuM family protein, producing MEYSKLKHLAGEQQWFSQRQIAQWLQVKTTIVADLIRYLFKTGEFDPDSHCVKQQMVQTEGARQVRREVNCYSRQVVLAVAWRVHSEAGEAFRCWASELLEQQLCQGFTVCEEQLADSASSQRALRSVLEGLPVGNTPCAADSSDGQLATLLEAVHLTLLKLYEFDSQRVTLRNTSMLAAQPLDYFEADHGVRWLRDALFPEGDAGGFGCEKPGQLEALLMVVFGADKPRYSSIEQKAIYLLWLVIHRRPFEEGNVQLAVFLFAWFLQRNGLWQREDGSRRLQNSALVSMALLIARSSDEECDLVVSLLAGLINREN from the coding sequence ATGGAGTATTCGAAACTCAAACATTTGGCCGGCGAACAGCAATGGTTTAGCCAGCGGCAAATTGCCCAATGGTTACAGGTAAAAACCACCATTGTGGCGGATTTGATTCGATACTTGTTCAAAACCGGCGAATTTGACCCCGATAGCCACTGTGTGAAGCAACAGATGGTACAAACTGAGGGGGCACGACAAGTACGCCGCGAGGTCAATTGCTACAGCCGTCAAGTGGTTCTAGCGGTTGCCTGGCGAGTCCATTCAGAGGCCGGTGAGGCGTTTCGATGCTGGGCGTCAGAATTGTTGGAGCAACAGCTTTGCCAAGGCTTCACGGTGTGCGAGGAGCAGCTCGCCGATTCAGCCAGTTCGCAGCGGGCGTTACGCTCTGTTCTTGAGGGGCTGCCAGTTGGCAATACACCTTGCGCAGCCGATAGCAGCGATGGGCAGTTAGCAACGCTGCTGGAAGCAGTGCATTTGACGTTGCTCAAGCTTTACGAATTTGACAGCCAGCGGGTGACGTTGCGTAACACCAGTATGTTGGCCGCCCAGCCGTTGGATTACTTCGAAGCGGATCATGGGGTTCGCTGGCTCCGTGATGCACTGTTTCCAGAGGGGGATGCAGGCGGTTTTGGTTGTGAAAAGCCGGGCCAATTGGAAGCGTTGTTGATGGTGGTGTTTGGCGCTGATAAGCCCCGCTATTCCAGTATTGAGCAAAAGGCGATCTATTTACTCTGGTTGGTGATCCACCGTCGTCCATTTGAAGAGGGCAATGTACAGCTGGCTGTATTTCTGTTTGCTTGGTTCTTGCAGCGCAACGGCTTGTGGCAGAGGGAGGATGGCAGTCGACGCCTACAAAACAGCGCTTTGGTTTCTATGGCATTGCTTATAGCGCGCAGCAGCGACGAAGAGTGCGATCTTGTGGTGTCGCTGCTGGCGGGATTGATTAACCGGGAGAATTGA
- the putA gene encoding bifunctional proline dehydrogenase/L-glutamate gamma-semialdehyde dehydrogenase PutA, which yields MTTFPPPLSELRASIRANTHADEAACVERLLAASTLTETQRTQVVAKGRELVAGCRQDSDKAGTLDLFMQEFSLSSKEGVALMCLAESLLRVPDAETADELIAEKILSGDWGEHAGQSDSLFVNASTWGLMLTGRVVSLESEVTENTDSWLKRLVNRVSEPVVRAAVRQAMKIMGQQYVLGRDIEEAIDRGRKENTPGTRFSFDMLGEGARTMKDAERYFHAYMEAIREIGKREDKDDVIEANGISVKFSALHPRYQYVQEARVINEMVPRIRELALEAKRYGLGFSVDAEEADRLDISLDIFESLARDPALKDWDGLGFVLQAYGKRAPFVADWLAELARDAGRKIMVRLVKGAYWDTEIKLAQEEGYKDFPVYTRKANTDLSYQICATKLLEAQDVIYPQFATHNAHTAALILELARGKNFEFQRLHGMGDLLHMQLAKGVDGHPAPVRVYAPVGAHKDLLPYLVRRLLENGANSSFVNRFMDKECPVEQVITDVQTDVESSSARRHGAIPLPVDIFRQAGEMRSDTHGIDLANADTANRLLQVVESMADETWTTGPIIGGKENTADGQDVVSPTDNTIVVGTCRRASVEEVSNALELAHNAQPAWDALGGEARAEILEKAADMMEARMAQLIGVITYEAGRTLNDGVSEVREAVDFLRYYALQARKRFSINKESAPEKVTGPLGEVAEHSLHGRGVFFCISPWNFPLAIFVGQIAAALASGNSVIAKPADPTPIIASEGIKILHQAGVPGDVLNFVPGPGSVLGNILNSDSRVKGVAFTGSTEVAMEIQKTLVSRGGVPSDKEVPVLIAETGGQNSMIVDSSSLPEQVVDDAIRSAFLSAGQRCSALRVMYIQDDIADGVIDMLKGAMQELTIGNPWELATDVGPVIDDSARQGLLQHIDNMKQQARLHYACNVPEGFENGTFVAPHLFELNTVEQLPGEVFGPILHVIRFDKDDFKNVIDEINGTGFGLTLGVHSRIERFASDVVKMTRVGNNYINRNTVGAVVGVNPFGGQGLSGTGPKAGGPNYMTRFSSENINIIEAGIEKVPVQPGDAVPAANAIIGGQEMTQVGAEEVSAAMDMASNAQLGWNLSRGDARALILEKAADLIGQRMCDQQAAATACRYYAQQSREKCQAPVMLPGPTGETNELTLNGRGVFFCAVEDGIGVAQFVEQIAAALAAGNGVIAKPASENALLAAEMVKALLDAGIPNQLLHFLPGDHTTKQVTADLRTAGIAWRGEVEQALQMQRDMAERGGAIAPMVVEAGGPNYLVRFAVEKTTTVNIVATGGNALLLNLDESV from the coding sequence ATGACCACATTCCCCCCACCCTTATCTGAATTACGCGCCAGTATTCGTGCTAATACACACGCCGACGAAGCGGCCTGTGTCGAACGCCTGTTGGCTGCATCAACGCTTACAGAGACTCAACGTACTCAAGTTGTTGCCAAAGGCCGTGAGCTGGTAGCGGGTTGCCGGCAAGACTCCGATAAAGCCGGCACTCTGGATTTGTTTATGCAGGAGTTTAGCCTATCCAGCAAAGAGGGTGTGGCGCTGATGTGCCTGGCGGAATCCTTGCTGCGAGTGCCGGACGCAGAAACCGCCGACGAACTGATTGCGGAAAAGATTCTTTCCGGTGACTGGGGGGAACACGCCGGACAATCTGACTCCCTGTTTGTTAACGCCTCCACCTGGGGATTGATGCTCACTGGCCGTGTGGTGAGCCTGGAGTCCGAGGTCACCGAGAACACCGATAGCTGGCTGAAAAGGCTGGTAAACCGGGTTTCTGAACCCGTGGTGCGCGCCGCCGTGCGTCAGGCCATGAAAATTATGGGTCAGCAATACGTACTGGGCCGGGATATCGAAGAGGCCATTGATCGTGGTCGCAAAGAAAATACCCCTGGCACCCGTTTTTCCTTCGATATGCTGGGAGAGGGCGCTCGCACCATGAAAGACGCAGAGCGCTACTTTCACGCCTATATGGAGGCGATTCGCGAAATCGGCAAGCGGGAAGACAAGGATGATGTTATCGAGGCCAATGGCATCTCGGTAAAGTTCTCCGCCCTGCATCCCCGCTACCAATACGTTCAAGAAGCCCGCGTCATCAACGAAATGGTACCGCGCATTCGCGAACTGGCACTGGAGGCCAAAAGGTACGGTCTCGGCTTTAGCGTGGATGCGGAAGAAGCAGATCGCCTGGATATCTCTCTGGATATTTTTGAATCATTAGCTCGTGACCCAGCATTAAAAGATTGGGATGGCCTCGGCTTTGTGTTGCAAGCCTACGGCAAACGTGCGCCCTTTGTGGCGGACTGGCTGGCGGAGCTGGCCCGCGATGCCGGCCGAAAAATCATGGTGCGCCTGGTAAAAGGCGCTTACTGGGATACGGAAATCAAATTGGCTCAGGAAGAGGGTTACAAAGACTTTCCGGTATACACCCGCAAGGCGAACACCGATCTCAGCTATCAAATTTGTGCCACCAAATTGCTGGAAGCTCAAGACGTTATCTATCCGCAATTTGCCACCCACAATGCTCACACTGCCGCGTTGATTCTGGAACTTGCTCGAGGAAAGAATTTTGAATTCCAACGCTTGCACGGTATGGGCGACTTGCTGCATATGCAACTCGCCAAGGGTGTAGATGGCCACCCAGCCCCAGTTCGCGTATACGCCCCGGTGGGTGCCCACAAAGACCTGCTGCCCTACTTGGTGCGCCGCCTGCTGGAAAACGGCGCCAACAGCTCTTTCGTCAATCGCTTTATGGACAAAGAGTGTCCGGTGGAGCAGGTGATTACCGATGTGCAAACCGATGTGGAAAGCAGCTCCGCACGGCGCCACGGGGCTATTCCACTGCCGGTGGATATCTTTCGCCAAGCCGGGGAAATGCGTTCGGATACTCATGGTATCGACTTGGCCAATGCCGATACGGCCAACCGCTTGCTGCAAGTGGTGGAATCCATGGCTGACGAAACCTGGACTACCGGCCCCATTATCGGTGGCAAAGAAAATACCGCCGATGGTCAGGATGTGGTGAGCCCTACGGACAATACCATTGTCGTTGGTACCTGCCGCAGGGCCTCTGTCGAGGAGGTGAGCAACGCTCTGGAACTGGCCCACAACGCGCAGCCTGCCTGGGACGCTCTCGGTGGCGAAGCCCGCGCCGAGATTCTGGAAAAAGCCGCCGATATGATGGAAGCGCGTATGGCGCAGCTGATTGGCGTGATCACCTATGAAGCGGGTCGTACCCTTAACGACGGTGTGTCTGAAGTGCGAGAGGCGGTGGACTTCCTGCGTTACTACGCCCTGCAAGCCCGCAAGCGATTCTCCATAAACAAAGAGTCGGCACCGGAGAAAGTCACCGGCCCCTTGGGTGAAGTGGCAGAGCACAGCCTGCACGGTCGCGGGGTGTTCTTCTGCATCAGCCCGTGGAACTTCCCGCTGGCGATTTTTGTGGGTCAGATAGCAGCGGCATTGGCGTCTGGTAATTCCGTTATTGCCAAGCCTGCGGACCCCACGCCCATTATCGCTTCTGAAGGCATCAAAATTCTGCACCAAGCAGGCGTACCCGGCGACGTACTTAATTTTGTGCCAGGCCCTGGCTCTGTGCTGGGTAATATTCTCAATAGCGATTCCCGTGTGAAAGGAGTGGCCTTTACGGGCTCTACCGAAGTGGCTATGGAGATACAGAAAACTCTGGTTTCTCGTGGAGGTGTTCCCAGTGACAAAGAGGTGCCGGTATTGATTGCCGAAACCGGCGGCCAGAATTCCATGATTGTGGACTCCTCTTCCTTGCCGGAGCAGGTGGTGGACGACGCCATTCGCTCCGCGTTCCTCAGCGCAGGGCAGCGCTGTTCGGCGTTGCGGGTGATGTACATTCAGGATGATATCGCCGATGGTGTGATCGACATGCTCAAAGGAGCCATGCAGGAACTGACCATCGGCAACCCCTGGGAACTGGCTACCGATGTCGGCCCAGTAATCGATGACAGCGCCCGTCAGGGTCTGTTGCAACATATCGATAACATGAAACAACAGGCTCGTCTGCACTACGCCTGCAACGTGCCCGAAGGTTTTGAAAACGGTACCTTTGTCGCCCCTCATCTGTTCGAGTTAAACACCGTTGAACAACTGCCTGGCGAAGTGTTTGGCCCCATTCTGCACGTTATTCGCTTCGATAAAGACGACTTTAAAAACGTTATCGACGAAATCAACGGTACCGGTTTTGGCCTTACTCTGGGGGTGCACAGTCGCATCGAACGTTTTGCCAGCGATGTGGTGAAAATGACCCGCGTGGGCAACAACTACATCAACCGCAACACCGTGGGTGCTGTGGTTGGGGTAAACCCTTTCGGTGGTCAGGGGCTCTCCGGCACTGGCCCCAAAGCGGGCGGTCCCAATTACATGACCCGTTTCTCCAGCGAAAACATCAACATCATCGAGGCGGGCATTGAGAAAGTGCCGGTGCAACCTGGGGATGCTGTACCTGCGGCCAACGCCATTATCGGTGGTCAGGAAATGACTCAAGTGGGCGCTGAGGAAGTATCTGCTGCCATGGACATGGCCAGCAATGCTCAGCTGGGGTGGAATCTGTCTCGTGGCGATGCGCGCGCGTTGATCCTGGAAAAAGCCGCCGATCTGATCGGACAGCGCATGTGCGATCAACAAGCTGCTGCCACAGCGTGCCGCTACTACGCTCAGCAGTCTCGTGAAAAATGTCAGGCTCCGGTTATGTTGCCAGGGCCAACCGGTGAAACCAACGAGCTAACCCTGAACGGCCGCGGTGTATTTTTCTGCGCGGTGGAAGATGGCATAGGCGTTGCCCAATTCGTAGAACAGATAGCGGCTGCGTTGGCCGCCGGTAACGGTGTAATTGCCAAGCCCGCCAGTGAGAATGCCCTGCTGGCAGCGGAAATGGTGAAAGCCTTGCTGGATGCAGGTATTCCCAACCAACTGCTGCACTTTTTGCCGGGCGACCATACCACCAAACAGGTTACCGCTGATCTCCGTACCGCGGGTATTGCTTGGCGCGGAGAGGTGGAGCAGGCTCTGCAAATGCAACGGGATATGGCTGAACGCGGCGGCGCCATCGCACCCATGGTAGTAGAGGCGGGTGGTCCCAACTATTTGGTGCGCTTTGCGGTGGAAAAAACCACCACAGTAAATATTGTGGCAACGGGCGGAAACGCGCTGTTATTAAATCTGGATGAATCTGTGTAG
- a CDS encoding flavin reductase family protein, whose product MSSADQQRQLRNALGCFATGVTVITTSKSDGTPEGMTANSFSSVSLEPPLVLWSIAKQSSCFHSFTNAEHFAIHVLTAEQQSVSNTFASKENNKFAAVTWQADDNGTPLLEDYSARFICTMEQQHDGGDHIILVGRVEDFDCNDEPPLLFHSGGYKALKD is encoded by the coding sequence ATGTCTTCTGCAGACCAACAACGACAATTGAGAAACGCCCTTGGCTGCTTTGCCACCGGGGTTACCGTTATCACCACCAGCAAATCCGATGGCACCCCTGAAGGCATGACCGCCAACAGCTTTTCATCGGTATCCCTGGAGCCGCCGTTGGTTCTTTGGAGTATCGCCAAACAATCCAGCTGTTTTCACAGCTTTACCAACGCCGAGCACTTTGCCATTCACGTACTGACCGCTGAACAACAAAGTGTGTCCAATACGTTTGCGTCCAAAGAAAACAATAAATTTGCCGCCGTCACATGGCAGGCAGACGACAATGGCACACCGCTACTAGAAGATTACAGCGCCCGCTTTATCTGCACCATGGAACAACAGCACGATGGCGGCGACCACATCATTTTGGTTGGGCGCGTAGAAGATTTTGATTGCAATGACGAACCACCGTTACTGTTTCACAGCGGTGGCTATAAAGCACTGAAAGATTAG
- the hslU gene encoding ATP-dependent protease ATPase subunit HslU, producing the protein MSNMTPREIVSELDQHIIGQDKAKRAVAIALRNRWRRMQLNEELRNEVTPKNILMIGPTGVGKTEIARRLARLSNAPFIKVEATKFTEVGYVGREVDSIVRDLVETAVKQVREQEMQKVQQRATDAAEERILDILLPPARSPQGEEDKESSTRQVFRKKLREGQLDDKEIEIEVSAALGVEIMAPPGMEEMTNQLQGMFSNLGSNKTKKAKMPVSKALVMLRDDEAAKLVNEEDIKSRAIEAAEQNGIVFIDEIDKVAKRADTSGADVSREGVQRDLLPLIEGCTITTKYGMIKTDHILFIGSGAFHLTKPSDLIPELQGRLPIRVELESLTANDFERILTEPTASLTEQYRELLATEGLAVAFADDGIRRLAELAFEVNEKTENIGARRLHTMLERLLEAVSFEAADLAAKGDKVTIDTDYVNDALGELSQDEDLSRFIL; encoded by the coding sequence ATGTCCAATATGACCCCAAGAGAAATTGTTTCCGAACTGGACCAACACATTATTGGCCAGGACAAAGCCAAGCGCGCCGTCGCTATTGCCCTGCGCAACCGCTGGCGCCGTATGCAACTGAACGAAGAGTTGCGCAACGAAGTGACCCCAAAAAATATTCTGATGATCGGCCCCACCGGCGTCGGTAAAACCGAAATTGCCCGCCGCCTGGCACGACTCTCCAACGCGCCTTTTATCAAAGTGGAAGCCACCAAGTTTACCGAGGTGGGTTACGTGGGCCGCGAGGTGGACTCCATTGTGCGCGACCTGGTGGAAACCGCTGTTAAACAAGTGCGTGAACAGGAAATGCAGAAGGTGCAACAGCGTGCCACCGACGCCGCCGAAGAACGCATTCTCGATATTCTGTTGCCCCCCGCCCGCAGCCCTCAAGGTGAGGAAGACAAAGAATCCAGCACCCGCCAGGTGTTTCGTAAAAAATTGCGCGAAGGCCAGCTGGACGACAAGGAAATTGAAATTGAAGTGAGCGCCGCACTGGGCGTAGAGATTATGGCCCCTCCCGGCATGGAAGAAATGACCAACCAGCTGCAGGGCATGTTCTCCAACCTGGGTTCCAACAAAACCAAAAAAGCCAAGATGCCGGTTTCCAAAGCGCTGGTGATGTTGCGCGACGACGAAGCCGCCAAACTGGTGAACGAAGAAGACATCAAAAGTCGGGCCATTGAAGCAGCGGAGCAAAACGGCATTGTGTTTATCGATGAGATCGACAAAGTGGCCAAACGCGCCGACACCTCCGGTGCCGATGTATCCCGCGAGGGTGTGCAGCGTGACTTGCTGCCACTGATTGAAGGCTGCACCATCACTACCAAATACGGCATGATCAAAACCGACCACATTCTGTTTATTGGCTCCGGCGCTTTCCACCTCACCAAGCCGTCGGATTTGATTCCCGAATTGCAGGGCCGCCTGCCGATTCGCGTAGAATTGGAATCCCTCACCGCCAACGATTTCGAACGCATCCTCACCGAGCCCACCGCGTCTCTTACCGAGCAGTACCGGGAATTGTTGGCCACCGAAGGTTTGGCTGTGGCGTTTGCCGACGACGGCATTCGTCGCTTGGCGGAGCTGGCCTTTGAAGTGAACGAAAAAACTGAAAACATCGGTGCCCGCCGCCTGCACACCATGCTGGAGCGGTTACTGGAAGCGGTCTCCTTTGAAGCCGCCGACCTGGCCGCCAAAGGCGACAAGGTCACCATCGATACGGACTACGTCAATGACGCTCTTGGCGAACTCAGTCAGGATGAGGATTTGTCGCGGTTTATTCTTTAA
- a CDS encoding Lrp/AsnC ligand binding domain-containing protein, with amino-acid sequence MTRKNKPLDRVDLQILKLLQRNSKISNVELAELVHLTPPPCLERVKRLEREGYIQRYTCLLDPYKLQAGLLAFIQVSLQSTSTKDLDDFNSAVRQIDEVLECHMMSGGFDYLLKIRTQDMQSYRRFLGEQLASIPNVRETHTYVSMQEVKSETALSLPQL; translated from the coding sequence ATGACTCGAAAAAACAAACCTCTGGACCGAGTGGATCTACAGATTCTTAAGCTGCTGCAACGGAACAGCAAGATATCCAACGTTGAACTCGCCGAGCTGGTTCACCTGACGCCACCTCCCTGCCTGGAGCGCGTCAAGCGGTTGGAACGTGAAGGTTATATTCAACGCTACACTTGCCTTTTAGACCCCTACAAGCTGCAAGCGGGGCTGTTGGCGTTTATTCAGGTGTCGCTGCAAAGTACATCCACCAAAGACCTGGACGATTTCAACAGTGCCGTGCGTCAAATCGACGAGGTTTTGGAGTGCCACATGATGTCTGGAGGCTTTGACTATCTGTTGAAAATTCGCACTCAGGACATGCAGTCCTACCGCCGCTTTTTGGGCGAACAACTGGCCAGCATTCCCAACGTGCGCGAAACACACACCTATGTTTCCATGCAAGAGGTCAAATCGGAAACCGCCCTCTCCCTGCCACAACTGTAG